In one window of Gudongella oleilytica DNA:
- a CDS encoding recombinase family protein, translated as MPTTYFLGYDTDKDGNIIIDEEQAKVVRRIFEEFLNGKGTPSIAKGLTEDEELTARGNVTWTCDAVYKILTNEKYMGVIALLKKQ; from the coding sequence ATGCCTACAACTTACTTTTTAGGCTACGACACAGATAAGGATGGAAACATAATAATAGATGAAGAGCAAGCTAAAGTGGTAAGAAGAATCTTTGAAGAATTCTTAAACGGGAAGGGTACTCCCTCAATAGCGAAAGGATTAACAGAAGATGAAGAATTAACTGCCAGAGGGAATGTTACATGGACTTGTGATGCAGTTTATAAAATTCTAACGAATGAAAAGTACATGGGTGTGATTGCCTTGCTCAAAAAACAGTAA
- a CDS encoding ImmA/IrrE family metallo-endopeptidase, translating to MSHSVVLSEIQIEEIRKLAERTRQSLGFVGDTPIANDIFTILDNEGILLLEYPIKSEGEKPAFSAALMYSKEGNKELAFIGLNTADYFDKQIFAIAHELYHYYTKTGSHLSRPSEEENDLIEKTANRFAAEFLLPESNIKSIVLKEFKISSLEKKQTKTLLRFIARLQCTWWLPYRSLVKRLKEINAISDDQYYKLFAIDERDMAGEYGRMGRAINEEVFLKLNKATNNIGTSPKDIEIIIRNFEDELIDEDKFTNTLALFNKNPDDFGYEFEVSDEDIEEFEEFFNGEVGDES from the coding sequence ATGAGTCATTCAGTCGTTCTTAGTGAAATACAAATTGAGGAAATCCGCAAACTTGCTGAAAGAACACGTCAAAGTTTAGGGTTTGTAGGAGACACTCCTATTGCTAACGATATATTTACAATTCTTGATAATGAGGGAATTTTATTATTAGAATACCCTATTAAATCAGAGGGTGAAAAGCCAGCTTTTTCTGCTGCTCTTATGTATTCAAAAGAAGGCAATAAGGAACTTGCTTTTATTGGTTTAAATACTGCTGATTATTTTGATAAACAAATCTTTGCTATTGCTCATGAGTTATATCATTATTACACTAAAACTGGCTCTCATCTAAGCCGTCCTTCTGAAGAAGAAAATGACTTAATTGAAAAAACAGCTAACCGATTCGCTGCAGAGTTCTTATTACCAGAAAGCAATATAAAGAGCATTGTTCTTAAAGAGTTTAAAATTTCATCTCTTGAGAAAAAGCAAACAAAAACATTGCTACGCTTCATTGCAAGATTACAGTGCACTTGGTGGCTTCCATACCGCTCGCTTGTCAAAAGACTAAAAGAAATTAATGCTATATCTGATGACCAATATTATAAATTATTTGCAATTGATGAACGAGATATGGCTGGTGAATATGGCCGCATGGGTAGAGCAATTAATGAAGAAGTATTTTTAAAGCTAAATAAGGCAACAAACAACATTGGTACTTCTCCTAAAGATATAGAAATCATTATTCGTAACTTTGAAGATGAGCTTATAGATGAGGATAAATTTACTAATACATTAGCTCTCTTTAATAAAAACCCCGATGACTTTGGTTATGAATTTGAAGTATCAGATGAAGATATAGAAGAATTTGAAGAATTCTTTAATGGGGAGGTTGGAGATGAAAGTTGA
- the tnpA gene encoding IS66 family insertion sequence element accessory protein TnpA has product MRSLEHQANVKEWRELIAECRNSGKSVRGWCEENSVSPSKYYYWLRAIRNESLILAGKSLAVHKNFINIIFNHQ; this is encoded by the coding sequence ATGCGAAGTTTAGAGCATCAAGCGAATGTAAAAGAATGGCGCGAGTTGATTGCAGAATGCAGAAACAGTGGGAAATCGGTAAGGGGTTGGTGTGAGGAGAACTCAGTAAGCCCAAGTAAATATTACTACTGGCTAAGAGCAATAAGAAACGAGTCCCTTATACTTGCAGGGAAAAGTCTGGCTGTTCACAAAAACTTCATTAACATAATCTTTAATCATCAATAA
- a CDS encoding M20 family metallopeptidase produces MKLLSDLIGINTYEGNYTEMIDYLVKRLEAIDDCKVHIQRISENKTNVIGIFGKPEIVLNCHMDTVKPSNAWSQDPLSMYEKDGRIYGLGSCDTKGNIYMVLKAIERAKPEDLMVLFSVDEESGVKTGVKYFLESELVNGIKRAVVFEPTELKLVNKHRGYYSFTLEDVAESAHSSTKAKGAIIKAAHNVIRLDELGFNVGIIEGGTAGNVVSQRCTYRASIRTFESLESILDIIKSNCVDTRIENRFNGPPLINGDPKFDGEFHEVDFWTEGSLFQEAGINTVVFGAGSIRQAHSEDEFVEKWQLEKGIELIKEII; encoded by the coding sequence ATGAAATTGTTGTCTGACCTGATTGGAATAAACACATACGAAGGTAACTATACTGAAATGATCGACTATCTGGTCAAAAGACTTGAAGCGATTGACGATTGTAAGGTCCATATCCAAAGGATCAGCGAGAACAAGACCAATGTGATTGGCATTTTCGGCAAGCCGGAGATAGTTCTGAACTGTCATATGGATACGGTGAAGCCTTCCAATGCATGGAGTCAGGACCCATTGAGCATGTATGAGAAGGATGGCAGGATCTATGGACTTGGATCCTGTGACACAAAAGGGAATATCTATATGGTTCTAAAGGCGATAGAGAGGGCTAAACCAGAGGACCTTATGGTATTATTCTCAGTTGATGAGGAGTCAGGTGTAAAGACAGGGGTAAAATATTTCCTTGAATCGGAACTTGTCAATGGGATCAAGCGGGCTGTTGTATTTGAACCTACAGAGCTTAAGCTTGTGAACAAGCACAGGGGCTATTACTCCTTTACTCTGGAGGATGTAGCAGAGTCAGCCCATTCCTCAACGAAAGCCAAGGGAGCGATCATTAAAGCAGCTCACAACGTTATCAGGCTTGATGAGCTTGGTTTCAATGTCGGGATAATCGAAGGGGGGACCGCAGGAAATGTGGTCTCCCAAAGATGTACCTACAGGGCATCCATACGGACCTTTGAATCTCTTGAAAGCATTCTGGATATAATTAAGTCTAACTGTGTTGATACAAGGATAGAAAACAGATTCAATGGACCGCCCCTCATAAATGGAGACCCTAAGTTCGATGGTGAATTTCATGAGGTGGATTTTTGGACTGAGGGGAGCCTTTTTCAGGAGGCTGGAATAAACACAGTGGTATTTGGAGCTGGAAGCATCAGGCAGGCTCACTCAGAGGATGAGTTCGTTGAAAAATGGCAGCTGGAAAAAGGAATCGAATTGATCAAAGAGATTATTTAA
- a CDS encoding helix-turn-helix transcriptional regulator, protein MKKLSTSKLAKTVKTKRDEKELTLVQLSELTGINRVMLGRIEKEDFIPSITQFEVLSNTLEFDITDLFIEENQYENSFVAMRSEALSDSEKEGVEKLFSMMLSLRQQINLRSKFENESFSRS, encoded by the coding sequence ATGAAAAAATTATCTACTTCTAAACTTGCCAAAACTGTAAAAACAAAAAGAGATGAAAAAGAATTGACACTTGTACAATTAAGTGAACTTACAGGCATAAATAGGGTAATGCTTGGTCGTATTGAAAAAGAGGATTTTATTCCTTCTATTACTCAATTCGAAGTTTTATCTAATACACTAGAATTTGATATCACAGATTTGTTTATAGAAGAAAACCAATATGAAAACTCTTTTGTGGCTATGCGCAGTGAAGCTTTAAGCGATAGTGAAAAAGAAGGTGTTGAAAAACTTTTTTCAATGATGCTATCTCTTAGACAACAAATCAATTTAAGGAGCAAGTTTGAAAATGAGTCATTCAGTCGTTCTTAG
- a CDS encoding GNAT family N-acetyltransferase, with the protein MIELLKKYEKLNLEVFIVVNRLHWNKYKELMKDFPFKTKFIDPAITEGYDFTYEMVQLNEKAYGVGMAAPDWAFANFGTIGAGLTAGFMIDGIPVAKLCLVGNVSDPKVAHEWTLLVDPAHEGEGLGSLTFALAMHFVQDKDYLTFIIQTDNASSYIYLKNIYPLNILSYGFVHTRKNSMLIKTKVPKENVFETILGNTPAKYELSDYPMAKDDLESLGDTFWIPQNNAKVYRMINDEIKNGKKYIIKGKNFENNISYFLISEIAADQEV; encoded by the coding sequence ATGATCGAATTGTTAAAGAAATATGAAAAGCTTAACCTTGAAGTTTTTATTGTTGTAAACAGACTGCACTGGAATAAATATAAAGAGCTTATGAAGGATTTCCCTTTTAAGACAAAATTCATCGACCCGGCAATTACTGAAGGGTATGATTTTACCTATGAAATGGTCCAGCTGAATGAAAAGGCATATGGAGTGGGAATGGCTGCACCGGACTGGGCTTTTGCTAACTTTGGAACTATCGGTGCAGGACTTACTGCAGGATTTATGATAGATGGAATACCTGTTGCAAAGCTTTGCCTGGTTGGAAATGTTTCTGATCCAAAGGTGGCTCATGAGTGGACCCTGCTGGTCGATCCAGCCCATGAGGGTGAGGGGCTGGGATCTTTGACCTTCGCACTTGCTATGCACTTTGTTCAGGATAAGGATTATCTGACATTCATAATCCAGACTGACAATGCAAGCTCATATATCTACCTGAAGAATATATATCCTTTGAATATCCTGTCATACGGATTTGTTCACACCCGTAAGAACAGCATGCTCATAAAGACTAAGGTACCTAAGGAGAATGTATTCGAAACTATATTGGGTAATACTCCTGCAAAATATGAGCTTAGTGACTATCCGATGGCAAAGGATGACCTGGAGAGTCTGGGAGATACCTTCTGGATCCCGCAAAACAATGCCAAGGTGTACAGAATGATCAACGATGAGATCAAGAACGGCAAGAAATATATCATAAAGGGCAAGAATTTTGAGAACAACATATCATATTTCCTTATATCCGAGATAGCAGCAGATCAGGAAGTATAA
- a CDS encoding IS1634 family transposase, whose product MYVAITGSGKYRVIQFREDTRIPGTTKKKTHVIQTLGNYERMLAEDPEIIEKLKAEAKRMTAEKKLSATPVTLEVSSEEILDASDVTSSYYFGHALVLQLWDQLKLDSFFVERSGKRDAQKVIEAIFYLLLHRCGDPSSVLACAKDQTYYAGLEEMKLDRMYDVLDVLDSCKDDLIAHLCRFFEKNTNRDNGRAYYDVTTYSFESTRWGELRMFGFPKEHKNNEVQMVMGLLIDNNGIPVTYELFQGNTMDQNTLIQSVNRLKSLYKMEKITIVADRGLNGGANLEYLYTHGHDFVISYTLKRSSQEFKELVWEESGWKDTLDKTTGELVSREKVVSQQLKASIKRGMNQFLEMELETENWTLSEEKIREAERYDGYYAVITNNLDLSTQEVYDIYRGLWKIEESFRVLKTDLKARPVYVHTDGHIRGHFTLCFLALSMLRYAQHLLVQNGEQDASAAKLMEAIHDPIALVQGEFPNLIVTPTRVNATYLTLGRILGMKPLRKNMTLTQFRSSTKLDLTKNLK is encoded by the coding sequence ATGTACGTAGCAATTACAGGATCAGGAAAGTACCGGGTGATCCAATTCCGGGAAGATACACGAATACCGGGAACCACCAAGAAGAAAACCCATGTGATCCAGACTTTGGGTAACTATGAGCGCATGTTGGCAGAGGACCCAGAGATCATCGAAAAGCTGAAGGCGGAAGCCAAACGGATGACTGCGGAGAAGAAGTTGTCTGCAACCCCGGTGACTCTGGAAGTGTCTTCCGAAGAGATTCTGGATGCCTCCGATGTCACCTCCTCTTATTACTTCGGACATGCGTTGGTTCTTCAACTATGGGATCAGCTGAAGCTGGATAGCTTCTTTGTGGAGCGGTCAGGAAAACGTGATGCACAGAAGGTCATCGAAGCCATATTCTACCTCCTGCTGCACCGTTGTGGAGATCCGAGCAGTGTCTTGGCTTGTGCCAAGGACCAGACCTATTATGCAGGTTTGGAGGAGATGAAACTGGACCGGATGTATGATGTGCTCGATGTCCTGGACTCCTGTAAAGACGATCTGATCGCCCATCTCTGCAGGTTTTTCGAGAAGAACACGAACCGTGACAACGGTCGGGCGTACTACGATGTCACGACCTATTCCTTTGAAAGCACCAGATGGGGCGAATTGCGGATGTTCGGTTTTCCGAAGGAACACAAGAATAATGAAGTCCAGATGGTCATGGGGTTGCTCATCGACAATAACGGGATTCCTGTTACCTATGAACTCTTCCAGGGAAACACCATGGACCAGAACACACTCATTCAATCGGTGAATCGGTTGAAATCCCTATACAAAATGGAGAAGATCACCATCGTAGCCGACCGGGGACTGAATGGAGGTGCAAATCTGGAGTATCTCTATACCCATGGACATGACTTCGTGATCAGCTATACCCTGAAAAGATCCTCACAGGAATTCAAAGAACTGGTCTGGGAGGAGTCCGGATGGAAGGACACACTGGATAAGACCACCGGGGAACTGGTTTCCCGAGAGAAGGTAGTCAGTCAGCAGCTGAAGGCTTCCATCAAGCGTGGCATGAACCAGTTTCTGGAAATGGAGCTGGAGACCGAAAACTGGACCTTGAGCGAAGAGAAGATCCGCGAAGCAGAGCGCTATGATGGATACTACGCCGTTATCACGAACAATCTGGACCTTTCTACACAGGAGGTCTATGACATCTATCGAGGACTGTGGAAGATTGAGGAAAGCTTCCGGGTCTTGAAGACCGATTTGAAGGCACGGCCGGTATATGTCCATACCGATGGACATATCAGAGGGCATTTCACCCTCTGCTTCCTGGCCTTGAGTATGTTGCGCTATGCCCAGCATCTTCTGGTGCAAAACGGTGAGCAGGATGCTTCAGCCGCAAAACTCATGGAAGCCATCCATGACCCCATTGCACTTGTGCAAGGTGAATTCCCGAATTTGATTGTCACACCGACCCGCGTAAATGCAACCTACCTGACCCTGGGCAGAATCCTTGGGATGAAGCCGCTGAGAAAGAACATGACCCTTACGCAGTTTCGCAGCTCGACAAAACTGGATCTGACGAAGAATCTGAAATAA
- a CDS encoding argininosuccinate synthase, giving the protein MDKVVLAFSGGLDTSFCVLYLKEKGYDVVTAVVNTGGFSEGKLKEIEEKSKLLGSIKHYTVDATEGIYEKIMQYLIKLNGLYEDEYPLMCADRYIIAEEILKIAKLEGTDIVAHGSTAVGNDQVRFEASLTTLSPNGKIIAPIKELNITRAKEIEYLEEKGFKVDKGLKKYSINENIFGITVSGTEIDQNKEPDEFAYTLTRRDESKTEEYLKIEFEKGLPVKLNDEEIKGIELISKLNEMLGSYGYGSKIYVGDCIIGIKGRIMFESPALLAIIEAHKKLEQIVLTKRQIMFGKQASTQWSDLVYGGLYYEPLVKNIEAYTDSVQEKVNGTVIIKVQPYSIQVVELSSPNSLVNANIAMYAQESKWSGTEANGFIKLYSMQQRLANIK; this is encoded by the coding sequence ATGGATAAAGTGGTACTGGCCTTTTCAGGAGGACTTGATACATCGTTTTGTGTTTTGTATCTTAAGGAGAAGGGCTATGATGTGGTAACAGCAGTAGTAAACACCGGAGGCTTCAGTGAGGGGAAGCTCAAGGAAATAGAGGAGAAATCAAAGCTTCTCGGCAGTATCAAGCATTACACAGTCGATGCAACAGAGGGGATATATGAAAAGATCATGCAGTACCTCATAAAGCTCAACGGTCTTTACGAGGACGAGTATCCGCTGATGTGCGCTGACAGATATATCATAGCTGAGGAGATATTAAAAATTGCCAAGCTGGAGGGAACTGACATCGTCGCTCACGGATCGACGGCTGTTGGTAACGACCAGGTCAGATTTGAGGCATCGCTTACGACCCTTAGTCCAAATGGAAAGATCATAGCGCCCATAAAGGAGCTTAACATCACAAGGGCAAAAGAGATCGAGTATCTTGAGGAAAAAGGCTTTAAGGTAGACAAGGGGCTTAAGAAGTACTCGATAAATGAGAATATCTTTGGAATAACAGTTTCAGGTACAGAGATAGACCAGAACAAGGAACCTGACGAGTTTGCATATACTCTTACAAGAAGAGATGAATCAAAGACTGAAGAGTATCTGAAGATAGAGTTTGAGAAGGGGCTTCCTGTAAAGCTAAATGATGAGGAAATCAAGGGAATTGAGCTTATATCAAAGCTTAACGAGATGCTTGGATCCTATGGATACGGGAGCAAGATATATGTCGGTGACTGCATAATTGGGATAAAGGGAAGAATAATGTTTGAATCTCCAGCACTTCTTGCGATCATTGAGGCACACAAAAAGCTTGAGCAGATCGTCCTTACCAAGAGACAGATAATGTTTGGCAAGCAGGCTTCGACCCAGTGGTCAGATCTTGTTTACGGAGGACTTTATTACGAGCCGCTTGTAAAGAACATCGAGGCTTATACGGACTCAGTGCAGGAGAAGGTAAACGGCACAGTCATTATTAAGGTCCAGCCTTACAGCATACAGGTTGTGGAGCTTAGCTCGCCTAATTCACTGGTCAATGCCAACATTGCCATGTATGCACAGGAATCAAAATGGAGCGGAACTGAAGCAAATGGATTTATAAAGCTTTATTCGATGCAGCAAAGACTTGCAAATATTAAATAG